TAAACGATGTGAATCATGTCACTAAATATAACTTCTACTCCTGGTACAAGGTATCATAATTGCCAAGGTTACACAATGATAGTGAGTAGACTTCATATTTAATATAATTCtagaataattaataattgagTTACCACACAAAGTTGGGAGAGGCGATCATCGGAAAAGGAAACTGTAGGTGGGGCAGAGTAAATGACACATTCAATCAATTCAATTCACACTATAGTGTAACAAaagcatatatatacatgagcTAGTACACGTACCTGTATGGGTAACCTTGATACTTGAGCCGAAAGATGGAGAGAAGGTAGCCAAACACAATCACTACAATACCCAGGCCCACCATCGGGGtgactgcacacacatacatgagGTATCATTACTGTAAGCATGCACTGACAATAAGTTCCTACCTTTCTGAATTCCCAAGTCTTCAAACAACACAAACTTTTCATTCATCATGATGACACCTCCAGAGATAACAGCATCTGAAATAGTTGGTCAGGGAGAGCAACAGTACAagtgcacatacacacaatctCTGGCTATATAAATAACAAGGGATACATAAAACGAAGATGAAATAGGTCTCTGCGATGAACTGGTACTGACTGGTCCCACTAAAGTAGCCCTGAACGTACAAACCACAAATAAAcagcacatacatacacacatgtacatacgaaCTGCTTACCACTTCGCCAGTCTGTGGATTGCGGTGTGAGAAAGGGGGTCCTCGAATGTGGTTCCACATCTGACCAGAGATCATCACAAACACCCACACCTGTATGCCGAGAGTGTTGACAAACACATTACACACTATCGGTTTCAACATTGACCTACAGGctaatacacatgtacagtaactgTAGACTACTTACCATGGCAGCcgctgcccagtacttggtaTTAAAAAGTATGTGTAGattctctctcttcatgtagCCAATGACAGAGCCGAGGAGAATCACCGGGACCCAGATCATGAGCAGGGTGTAGTTGGGAGGACGCATTATAGCTATCTGCAACAATGAAAACAATTAACACTCTTTTGAGCACACCAACAGTGGTGATAAAACAAATATAAATATGCAGAATGACAGACAACAATTTTAAAGAAAGGACTGGCCACACTGCAGTACATACCTGGATTCCAGTACGCTCTGCCACCCACTTAGCAAGGGGTTCAGACTGATAACCTTGCCTaccagagagagagaaagcatgtgtgtgagagagacaCATCGAGGGCACTCATCTTACCTGCCTATATCGTACTTgtcctctggtttctttttacCAGAGGCAGGGAAGTGGAAGTAGGTGGGTGCTGTCGTGAGGTGCATCTAGCAAACAGAAAGGACCCATCAAATATCAACCACACAAGTGTGAGGTAACTGACCAGTTGAAAAGCATCCATACCATCCTCATCAATGTCTATCATGACAAAGAACAGTTGTGAAGAGTACTGCTGGGAGTAGCGCCACGAGCTGGCCAGGATAGTGAACTCATCAAAGGCTTCTCTGCACAAAAAGAATTACAAAATAAAGCTATTCAGATGCAGCTGACCTaaaaggatataattataataactattaCATTAGCATACTATTCCTCACTTGCAGACTGAGCATTGCCGTTGAGGCTTGAGTGCAGTAAAGGTCGCTATAATGGAGTAGTTACGAGGCTTGTTCTTGACGAAAGTGGTGAACTTCTCAGAGGAGAGAGTAATAATAGGACGCCTCTGATTCCAGGCCAGTAACTGGCTCACGCGACTCTCCAGCTTCGCTGCATTCTGGATATTCCATTATgttaggtgaatgaataagctataGTCCAGCTAAAATAGGAAGTAAATATTGACTGTCTCTGGCAACCATAAAATTGGCTTTTTAATAAATTTTTGAACGTATGATGACTTACTTTGGATGATTTCTGGCTATTTACTATGACAAATAGCACCATCAATGTGAATAAGACACCAGAAATGAGCTTCATAGTCTGACATGAGGTTTTCGCCATCTTGAATCAAAATGAATGATTATTATAAAGATCACTTCATTCACAAACTCTAAACGATAAGATAACAGTAAATTCGAAAGTCAACtaatactcataattatacacaataccAAGAGTTTATTATGAACTCttgacaatacacacacacacaggcacactaTCTAGTCAGCAGCCACCAGTGCCACGACTGTGAAATGTAGTTCAGTGGGATCTCTATCCATGAAGGACTTGCACACTTTGGCAGCATCCTGCAGCCGGAATAGAGACAGTAAATGACTACAAGCATATCAAACATGGGTTTCATACACATACGCATACACTCAAACTCAAAGGCTATTGTCAATACAAAAAGCTTAAGCTaggtacactgtactgtactgatcaAATATTCACCACGAGGAAAGTGTCAGTTGTTGATTTTCCGTGATTGATTGGATAGTCTTTTCTTCCATCTAAAAGAATAAAAGGAGGAAAAACATCTATtatatatcataattatattataattattacctagTTCATAGACACATCCATCCTTGTGTACAATACTGATAAAGTGAAGATTGACGTCCTCCTCAGGTGCAGGTGGCTGGAAAGTGAGTTAAGTGTCAGAATGAATTCTGATTTCACCAAAAAAGAACTTACTGCTGTATCTCCCTCCTGAGCACTTGCTTCATGTGCTTCAGAGATACTCTGTAGCCCCAAAAAAATCCAAAAAAAAAATCATACATAAtggaaaaaagaaaaaatcaATCCTTCGAACCGGATTCGAACCAGTGACCTATGGATATCTATACCACTACAGTCCACCGCTCTACCAACTGAGCTATCGAAGGGTGCACACCAATACAGCAAACTTTTACAAATTTTATACAAAATTGCCTTACATCATCCTCCTCAAGATAATCTGCTCTTTGTTTAGGCGTCAGGGATTGTGTCTTTTCAAAAAATGTCTTCAAGAAACCATCCTCTACAATGCCAAAAGTTGAACACATACGGCAGTTCAATACCTAACTCACTGAAGGAAATTTTGTCTTGGCAGTTGCCAATCGCATGAAGTAGTCCTATTGTTCCACACGCATTGCCAATAGTCTGTTTGACAAAATAAACAGAAGGAGAAACCAGTTGACCATCCTTTTCAATGCGTTCCTTCTCTTTAGACTCACTTTCTCTGACCTGTGAAAGAACatcacatgtatatgtatgtacgtatgtatgtatgtatgtatgtatgtatgtatgtatgtatgacaTCACTTAATTAAGGTAGAAATTGACATAAAGCTACACTGGGAATGGGGATGCTCATTGtcgacctataattattgtgataagAAGTGTCATAACAACCATTAACGCAGCATCATGGTGTGTGCTCACGTTCTTGTTAATGGGAAACAGCAACAGTAGAGCAATACACGGCTGAGGAAGCATGCACAACAAGTCAGGGTCCAGGCCAAACACGTCGTGGAACTGGTAGCTCATCACCATCCCCAGGTTGGAGACATACTATAGCGAATCATCTAAAGGGTAGCTTCAATGAGACTGAACTTACCTTGTTCATCACCTATGAGGAtagaattattattgtaaaggTTGTTTTAATACGATAACTATGTATACGTGCGTCAGTGTGTGtattatacactgtataacATCATTGTGTgtttctcataattatgatagcaTGTAGTGATAtctgaaacacacacacacctcaggATTGGCTTCTAGAGGTAACCACTTGTCTTTCTTGTCGGCCATTTCACAAGTCTACTGTACTGCACTTACCTTGAATTCTCAAATCTCTCAAACAGTTTTTTTCTAACGACGATCTTTCCCAATACCAAGTTTATGACATTAACTAGTTGTATGATGTAATGATTACGTCATACCACCAGTATAGCGCAGTGTATACGTGTGTCGGTGTAAAATGGAGCACCCTCTATCTGCATACTGAGCTGCTAGTACTGATACTTGGTCCAAGATATAATCAGTAAGTCAAATGGTATGTGATTTCAAGGGCTTTACTTCGTTATACACTGTACAGGAGGTGTATTATGGAAGACCCTATATCAGTCCAACATCCACCCACCACTGAAGACTTTGAGAACAAGCAGTTTGAGTGTGAATATGATGGCTGTGATCGCAAGTACACTTCTAGAGGAAATCTCAAGACACATGTAAAATCTCACGAAGGACAGTTCAACTACCAGTGTGATTATGACGACTGTGACAAGGCGTTCATCACTTCATATAGACTCAAAGTTCATCGTCGAGTACACACGGGAGAGAAGCCTTACCTCTGTGAGAAGGATGACTGTGACAAATCTTTCAATACCAAGTATCGACTGAGTGCACACCAGAGGCTACACACAGGAAATACGTTTAATTGCGAATTTGACAACTGTGCAAAACAATACACCACTCGAAGTGATCTTAAGAAACACTCTCGGAAGCACACTGGTGAGAAGCCTTATCAGTGCAAGGTGGGCGGATGTGGAAAGTCTTACAGTGCCTCACATCATTTAAAAAGTCACTTGCTCAAACACAATGAAATAAACTGCTACTTTGAAGGCTGCTCGTTTTATTCTAATGACCTCTCAGAACTTCAAACTCATATAAAAACCGAGCATGAAGCTCAATTCAATTCCACTTTCATCCATACACCTGAGGAAGGATCTCTGGTTGATGCTGTGAATACCCTTCAAAAGCTCGCAGAAGCCGCTCAAATGGTACTGAAACAAAGTGATGTCTTCACACAGTTTCAAAATGTTCCTCCATCAAATCAGAGCGTATCACAAGGATTTCAAGCTACCAGTATACCCTCTCTAATGGACATGTCAACCTACCACCATGACATGTCTACTATCGATCAATCAAACAATAACATTGATATGTTGTCTATGGATCAATCTACCAGCAACGTGTTCAATCAATCCTCAGTCCCTGTAAGCTCCAACATCAACTTTTTCGGTCTCCCTGAAAACCAGTCCACTGAAATTGATGGAGCAACAGACAACAGCACACAAACAATGGAATTTAATGCTCTCTCTTTTTCTGAATTGCTGGCTGGAGATTTCAATCAAGCATTCGAAGTACAACCAATGATGCAGTCTTCTTCTGCTCAAGTTTCGTCTCAATATAATTCGATAATTAATCTGCCCAATCCTGATCCTATTTATTCTGGATCGTCTATTTCCGATTCTGTATTTGCCAGCATCAACATTGGACCTACGAAGAGAGACCAAGTTTGTCAAACAGATCTTCAACCCACTTCAGGCGAAACAACGTTTGCTGAGGAAAAATCGTGTGGAGATTGTATAAACTGTTGCAGCTGTTGCTCATGTAGTGATATGTCTTGCTCTTGTTCCGTGAAGAAATAATGATTTATTGTGTGTTCCTGTTTTGCAGGAAATGATAATATTTTGTGGGTTTCTGCATGCAATTGAGAAAGTAGACTATTAATAAATAAAAAGGGGATTGTCAACGTATTTGTATGCctctagagctagagctagctagcaaccGACCTCCTACAGTGCAGTCAAGTCAAGACAGTTTTTATTTCGGAGTAACCTACGTTGTCTCAAACAGCTGAGCTGCTCTAGCTGGGTTTCCAAGCAACGTTCTAATAGACAGAGAAAAGATGAGTTTGTCAGAGAACCTCATAACTGCTGCAAAGAGTGGCAACACTAAAGAGGTCCGGAGGCTGCTGAGCAAAGGAGCACTCTTCACAAAGGACCAGGTAGTTCACATGCAAATATTATCTTATCATTGTAGCTGGAGATATTATCCTTCTCGAATGCAcagcagtacagtacagcatgCTAACCTGTAAATGCAAGCTGCAATTTGCGTTCCATTGTCCCACTAGCCCTGCAGTACTGTATTTAatagtgtacatgtgcaatgtTTGTTGCTTCTAGCAGgctatgtagctagctagctattggcTATGATTATTGGCTAATTTATGTTATTTGTATTGTCTTTGTGTAGTACGGCAATACTGCATTGCACGAGGCAGCTTGGAATGGAAACAGCGATATTGTTAAAATTCTCCTAACCGGGTTCTGCTTCGTGGACAGCATCAATAACACTGGTTTCACTCCCCTTCACTTGGCCAGTCAGAACGGCCATGCAAAGGTTGTCAAGACTCTGCTGAAATGGAAGGCTAACCCATCCCTTGTGAACCAGGTATGCAAGTTATGCCTATGAGTAATTGCTGTCTGTGTGAACTCTCTCTCTAGAATTGTTGTTCATATACCTTTGAAGTTATTTGTTGGCATGCATGACTTCCTTTGATCTCCCTTTGAGATGATTGATAAGATATCTATTATTCATTTTTCTAGCATGGAGAGACTGCTCTGCATCTCGTGGCTAAGTATAATCACGCTAATGTTATCTCCTCCTTTGCTGCTCACAAGGTCTGCCTGGATCTCAGAGGAAAGGTAGTTCACGCTAGTTTACAAGCAATGCATGTTTCACACTATCACTAATTATCAGCTAGCTCATTGTTTACCAGCCATATTGTGCTTATGCTTATCTTGCTGATGCTGGTCTCTTTAAAGTGGTTTTTCcccaataaaattatagtttcGCATTTCATTGTTTGCTCCTAGTTACATCATTTTTCTCTGTCACATGTCTAGGAGGGGAATACTGCTCTCCACATTGCTGCTAAGCTGGGAAATGTCGAGACAGCTAAGGCTATGCTCTCTGCTGGTGCACATCCTGCCATTTCCAATGATGTAAGAGTTCGCTGTTGTCACCTCTTTTAAGCATGTCCAACAGTTTATGTATGTTTTACAACATTTGCAATTCAGGTGGTCTGATTAGCAAAACATATGCTTTGCCCAGAGGGTAACTGTACATACAGTCCCAACAGAATTAGTTTATTGATATGCTCTGATGACTTCTGGTATGTATAGATAATCTTGTGGTATCTCTAGCGTAAGCAGCACCATGCCAACAGCACACACTCACTACGTGTGGAGGTGTTTTGAACTTTCCTTACTCTGACCCGTGCATGATATCATCCACCCCATTATTGCTGGTTGTGGCTTGTTGCGTTATCTCCCACTCCCCACCCAATATTAATGTTTTTATTTTGTTTTTATTGCAGAGATCTTTGAGACCACTGAACTACGCTGAGACTGGCGGCTATCCTGCTCTGGCCAAACTAATCAATACCGCAATGCAGGTAGTCACATGTGTACCCTTTAGATAGTTACCATTTTAGTTCAAAATGGAAACTTGTTTGTTATTGAGTGATAGTCTGTCCAAAGCTATTGTTTCTGGAATGGGCCCACTTAACTAAACAATGCTCAAAGTGTTTCATTTTAGTCTGTGCCGAGAATAGTTGATTCTACCGTTTAATTATTAGCTGGACACCTTTAATTATTAGCTGGCACTGCTTGCAATTATATCACTGCTATAGTCACTGTGCCATATGGAGAATCAATAGATGGACAGTTGTGCAGGAAATGCTTGCAACGAAGGTTCCAAAAATCAGTATGTCCACTAGACACCCCCTCAGAGCCACGATTATTGTCGTGTGGGGGCGAGTGTTTGTAATGAATACGCTTCATTGCTCTGCAGACTAGGGTGCCAGACTAAAAAGGAACTAGTGTGCTGTAGGAGTGAATAATCAGGTTCACTCAGTGATGTCACAGTTAGTCATGCCTTTGAAGTGTTGACTTAGACAGCGGGCCAGGGGGCCCCTTGATGACTCCTCTCTTAGTCCCACTGTTGTACTGTGTTACGGTTTTAGGGCATGAGATATTTTGAGGTCAAATCATTTGTCTGGAAAAACAAATCTGGGCCAACAACAATATTATTCCCAAGGGAGGGTACGATTAAGGACTTTACTTTATGACTAGCATTATGGAGGAGACAGTTTGATTGTGGGTGGATCAGTGGTTTAAAGTGTGTCTGCCAGTATGAATCTCTAGCTTACACGGCTgactgtatactgtacacatgcatacacttaCAGAAGTACAAGCCAAAGCATCGCAATCCTAGCAATGGTATGTCACCGAGAGCGCCCCCCGCCAGTCCTGGCTCCCCCTACACCACGGGCTACTCTCTCTCTCAGCCCGAGGACTACCCTTGCAGTCTCTCTCAACCACTGGGGGAAGCATCAccagcacatgtacatgtaagtgtgtgGGATCATTCCCATCAAGAGTCCCAGCATTTCACTGTGATAGCTATTTTAGTATAGAATTGCTTGTGTAGAATGAATGCAATAGAGGTGGGTGGCTTGGGTCGTCAAGTTGTACAGAAACATACAAATGTGGTTGAAGCATATCCTCTTACTTGTATATATAGGGAATATTTTGTCTAAGCTGTTTGCTTTGTATACCTAGCTGTGTGTGATTTTGCTTGAGGTGTGCCCATTCCTACAATTTACAATTATCTTGTCCTTAGTACGTATTATACTGACAGTTAACGTATTGATCTTGTTGCCAAAAGTGCTCTGTGCCAAGGCTTTAAGGAaaccctcaaacacacacacagtgacctGGGACTGTTTTGTTTATTTTTAAGGCTCGTTCTGTAAACTTTTGATAACACATATTGTTTAATACCTCAGAGCATTATTTTGGATTGTGTTCAAAACACAGGGTGTTTATGCCCGGTTAAAGTTAATGTTACTGTATCAATTTCTTCAATAGCACATTAGTTAGTGCATACACTGGCTTAGAGTGCTAAGTTAGCTGTGTGTATATAAACTATTAAATGTATATTGCCTTTTCTAATTATAAACATATTTAACTATTGTTTTACGCTCTACACTACCATCTCAGGGGATTAAACCTCGTACCCAGCGATCCAAGAGTGCTAAAACTTCCAAAGATGTCCGCTCCTCAGCTAACAAGCAAACGTGAGTCAGTTGTCTGGTAATACTGCATTTTCTCTAGTGCCCTGTCTATGTAGTCTATGCCAGCCAAACTTCATTAATGCTACACAGCATACCGTTTGATGATCACTTGAACTTTGAGTAGTTTGCCCAGAACTGACATTCCTAGTGATATACAGCCAGCTTGTAGCCTTTATGCTATTACTCCACCCTTACAGGAGCAAGAAGCTCATTAAAACAGAGAAAGAAGACAAGGTGAGCACAATAGATATCTAGAGACAATGCTTCCTTGTTTTAAAATGCCTACATCAATTAATTTATACTCTATCAAAATGTTATTGCCTCTGGATTATTCTTTGTAACATTCCATGCCAATTTTAAATGTGTCATTTACGCAAAAGGCTTCTCTTGTTGTGAGCATCTAGAACACACCCTTCCAATAGTGAATAGTCTGTCACTTTTATTGTTGTTATCATGCCAACGATGTCACTTTTGGCTCGCATTAACTGCAGTAAACGCGATTGTCAGACAGACGTAATTAGATTTACACAAATCACATGCTtgcgtacacacacacacacagctcactGGCTCCCTCTCACCAGCACCCTACAAGTACTTCTCCAGTCAAGATGAACTGGACAGCAGTGGCTTGTACCCTGACAGTAAGGAGGGGTATCACAGGAGCATATCCCCAGCCCACAGGCAGGCCACCATTGACCAGATGCTCACAGAGATTGAGACCGAGTACATGGGCCCTGGATACAAGTATGTGCACACAGCAGCTAATGTAGTAACCTGAGTCTAACAGTGGTTAACGTAGCTAGTAACCTGAGTCTGATAGTGGTTAACACCATACCATGTATTATGGTTAGGTTGAATTTCTCTAGCTATGGCCTCTTAATTGACCACTGTACAGCCTTGAATTAGATAAATTTGGTGAGGTATGTCTTTTTCTTGTCTACAGGTATAAGCCTTTGATTAGCTCACTGTACGTGGACAGCAACAACTACAGTCACCCACGGCCAGTCAACTCGGCCAAGACGTACCTTCAATCGACTCGTAATGGAGATGTAACCAAGGAAAACTACGATATTCTCACAGCACCTGGCTCTGACGATGAATACGACTACCCAAACCCTAACAACACCAACTCTTCTAATTCCAACAACTCCTCTCTTCAAAAGTCTAATCAGAGTCAAGTGCCAAATGAGCATTCTCATTACCAGAGCCCCAGACAGACACGAAAGCTGCCCTCCCCACCAGCCTCCCCTCTCCCTACTACTACAACGGGGAATTTCAAGAACCACACGTACGAGCCACTCAAGCCTAAGGAGGATGTGGACACATACGTGTATATGGCCCCTCTCAGTGATTATCCAGAACTATTACAGCCAGAGAGCACACAGCATGCTAGGAGCTCGCTCAGTCCAAAAACATCGGACTCTCAAAGGTACTTATTCTCACACTATCCGAGTGACAATTTTACTGCTGACCCTCCAAAAATTGCTGCTATTAGCTGTTGACAAATCTGTATGTGTAGTTGAATATACGCTATAGGCTCCCAAATGTATTTTTATCAGATCATGCCTATTGTGACAAGTCCCACTggatttgtgtgtgtctgtgagcACAAAGGAGTGTCTTGCTAGCTCACCGATAACCTATAGTGCTGTAAACAACTCCATATTCTACTTAAATTTTTTActgagcatgcatgtgttgcagTACAATGTATTTGTATATTTGTGCAAATTATTGAttcctcataattatgataataatgtTTACGTACATATATCATGTTGCATATCTTTCAGTTTACTGAGTGAGTCTGGCTCTGAGCTGTCAGCAGGCTCCATTGGAGGCAGTAAAAGTGGAAAGAAAGGTGCTTAGTGTTTTCTTGGTGTTGTTGTTTGGAGAGCTTGGGGCGGATTGGCTGTACACATACGCAGACTGTTGATAATCTGATTAATTTATGTTTTTATTGTGCCTCAGAGTATGCAAATTATGTGTTGTAAATGACTCTGAACAAATTCTATCAGCCATCCTGTCTGTGTGGATTAATTACGCTGGCAATTAGCATGTGTTCATGATTCACAGCATATAGCTTGTGAAAGTTTTGACAATTACATGTGATGTGGTCGCGTACGTATATGgaaaatgagagtatcatatGTCCTTTACACATACCTTCAGTGGCTGCAGTCAGGGACTCTCCTGTAGAAGCTGACAGACTGCATGAGCCAAATGCTGTACTGGAGCCAGTCAAGGGAATATTGATAACCCAGGTTAGTTTTACATTTTGTAATAGTCTCCACTCACGcctacacgtacacacactgtgcatgcaGTTGACATCTTCACTATACAAACTATTACTTCCCTCCCCCCATTCCCAATCATACACACCACAGACCACTAATGAAGCTGAGAAATCACAACTGGAAGACTACCTTCAGAAAGAACTAGAAACGATTCGTCAAGCCTTTCAAATCAGACTTAACCAACTCGAGAAGAGATACCAGCGTCAACTTGAGCTTGAGAAACATAAGCACATCCTCTCCCCTCTCTTGCCACAACAAGTTCACCCCAATCCCTCCCAGCGCAGGGAACAGGCCAAACTGAAACGAAACAGCTGGCACAGTTGTATGCCTACAGAGCAGGATTTTGAGATTCCTGACAAGAAGAGCGAGTCAGTTTTGAATGGAGATGTTCCAAGTGGGTCAGATATCTATGAGCACGATCCGTCTCTCGTGAATGAGCTCCCAGAAAGCCTGAGAGGAGTTGATCACAAGATGCAAGACAACTCGAACAAACCAACAGAAGATGAATTCAGTGACTATGAAGACATGTCAGCAGAGTGCACGGTGGATAAAGACTCTCAGGAACTAATCCACCAGAAAGTTAGTGACTATCGTGATCGAATGCTACACCACTTTAAGGAAAAATCGGAGGCTCAGATAGCTGCAATAGAGCAAGAGTATCAGAGTCAAATCAACGAGGTGCAAAGAAAGTGCGAAGACAACGCTTCTGAGGAGGTGGTTCAGTTGAAGGGCAGGATAAGAAATCTCGAGGAGCAATTGGAAGTACAGACTACTCTAGTTTAAACTGGTtggctgtagctagctatttatgtATATCCGCGAGTGTTCTTATAATCAACAGCAGAGGCACTGCTTTAttattaatattattaatttCCCTTGTATATTTTGTATATAGGTGTGCAAGCGTTTGtttataaaataatgtgtgTTGTGTTATATGGTGTGTTGTGTTATATGGGTTAAATGAAAGTGACAGTTGAGAAAACAAAACACAGATATTACGTAGACAATCAAAGTATGCAATATTGTCTGAGTGTTTGTAAGGCCATTTGTTTGTTACCACTGGCACGATAGATAAGTGACAAGTTGAACGCTGCTTCAGTCCTTAAATCAGACACCTCTCTCCACTGTAGACAGGAAGGAAGAGACAacaatatataattacaagCACAGGAATTCACAACCCTATAGCCAAAATAAGGAACATAACACAGACAAAACACATGAATGCCATTAATAAGTGGGCATACTTACTTTAGGATGAGAGCACTCTGGCTCCAATGACAGCACTTTCTTGTAGAAGTGACAAGCCATATGTAGGATACCTGCAGTGACAACAATGCATGGTGATAACATTATATAACCTACACACAATAAGAGAGATAGAGCTATAGCCCTCCTTACCTAGCTGATTAAAGGCCCTTCCCAGGTTGTAGTTAGTCTCTTGACACTCTCCCCTCAGTTTCATATACATGTGTAGGAACGCTGCTGCCTGCATGGTCAGAGGGAAATACAATCACACAGAATGTTGTTAGCACACAATAACTAATTAGTGAGTCTCTTAATCTCATGTAAGCAGCTCTAACAATAACAGTACGTTCTGCCAGAAATAATTTCAAACAACATTTCCTAATAGCCAGAGCTCAAGTTATGGGCTAGCTTCCTACGCAGTCCTTGGGCGTGGGGACGAAGCTAGTTATGGGCATGCACTTAAACATTTGCTAATGAAACATGTCatttgacacacacacacacacacacacagtatatagCCCACCTGTGTGATGTTAGAGTTCTTTCCTGCAGTGCTGGTCCTAGCCTGACAGGTCATGTTGATTAGCACAATGGCTATACACAGACTCAGCAGGTACTTGTCATTAGAGGCATCAATCTCGTTAAAATTGACCACATACTGCGAGAGGGCAAATTTGTAATGGCCGCCAGCGTGATTGTGAGCGGAGAGGATTCGAGTGAGGAAGGGGTGGGACtggtgctgtgtgtgtgtgaggagtgtgacaTGTGTTGGTGTGGGactggtgttgtgtgtgtgacatgtgtgggt
This genomic stretch from Halichondria panicea chromosome 16, odHalPani1.1, whole genome shotgun sequence harbors:
- the LOC135350157 gene encoding magnesium transporter protein 1-like — protein: MAKTSCQTMKLISGVLFTLMVLFVIVNSQKSSKNAAKLESRVSQLLAWNQRRPIITLSSEKFTTFVKNKPRNYSIIATFTALKPQRQCSVCKEAFDEFTILASSWRYSQQYSSQLFFVMIDIDEDGMDAFQLMHLTTAPTYFHFPASGKKKPEDKYDIGRQGYQSEPLAKWVAERTGIQIAIMRPPNYTLLMIWVPVILLGSVIGYMKRENLHILFNTKYWAAAAMVWVFVMISGQMWNHIRGPPFSHRNPQTGEVGYFSGTSQYQFIAETYFIFVLYAVISGGVIMMNEKFVLFEDLGIQKVTPMVGLGIVVIVFGYLLSIFRLKYQGYPYSFLFR
- the LOC135350173 gene encoding ubiquitin carboxyl-terminal hydrolase isozyme L3-like: MADKKDKWLPLEANPEVMNKYVSNLGMVMSYQFHDVFGLDPDLLCMLPQPCIALLLLFPINKNVRESESKEKERIEKDGQLVSPSVYFVKQTIGNACGTIGLLHAIGNCQDKISFKDGFLKTFFEKTQSLTPKQRADYLEEDDSISEAHEASAQEGDTAPPAPEEDVNLHFISIVHKDGCVYELDGRKDYPINHGKSTTDTFLVDAAKVCKSFMDRDPTELHFTVVALVAAD
- the LOC135349785 gene encoding uncharacterized protein LOC135349785, translating into MITSYHQYSAVYTCVGVKWSTLYLHTELLVLILGPRYNQRCIMEDPISVQHPPTTEDFENKQFECEYDGCDRKYTSRGNLKTHVKSHEGQFNYQCDYDDCDKAFITSYRLKVHRRVHTGEKPYLCEKDDCDKSFNTKYRLSAHQRLHTGNTFNCEFDNCAKQYTTRSDLKKHSRKHTGEKPYQCKVGGCGKSYSASHHLKSHLLKHNEINCYFEGCSFYSNDLSELQTHIKTEHEAQFNSTFIHTPEEGSLVDAVNTLQKLAEAAQMVLKQSDVFTQFQNVPPSNQSVSQGFQATSIPSLMDMSTYHHDMSTIDQSNNNIDMLSMDQSTSNVFNQSSVPVSSNINFFGLPENQSTEIDGATDNSTQTMEFNALSFSELLAGDFNQAFEVQPMMQSSSAQVSSQYNSIINLPNPDPIYSGSSISDSVFASINIGPTKRDQVCQTDLQPTSGETTFAEEKSCGDCINCCSCCSCSDMSCSCSVKKSALAGFPSNVLIDREKMSLSENLITAAKSGNTKEVRRLLSKGALFTKDQYGNTALHEAAWNGNSDIVKILLTGFCFVDSINNTGFTPLHLASQNGHAKVVKTLLKWKANPSLVNQHGETALHLVAKYNHANVISSFAAHKVCLDLRGKEGNTALHIAAKLGNVETAKAMLSAGAHPAISNDRSLRPLNYAETGGYPALAKLINTAMQKYKPKHRNPSNGMSPRAPPASPGSPYTTGYSLSQPEDYPCSLSQPLGEASPAHVHGIKPRTQRSKSAKTSKDVRSSANKQTSKKLIKTEKEDKLTGSLSPAPYKYFSSQDELDSSGLYPDSKEGYHRSISPAHRQATIDQMLTEIETEYMGPGYKYKPLISSLYVDSNNYSHPRPVNSAKTYLQSTRNGDVTKENYDILTAPGSDDEYDYPNPNNTNSSNSNNSSLQKSNQSQVPNEHSHYQSPRQTRKLPSPPASPLPTTTTGNFKNHTYEPLKPKEDVDTYVYMAPLSDYPELLQPESTQHARSSLSPKTSDSQSLLSESGSELSAGSIGGSKSGKKVAAVRDSPVEADRLHEPNAVLEPVKGILITQTTNEAEKSQLEDYLQKELETIRQAFQIRLNQLEKRYQRQLELEKHKHILSPLLPQQVHPNPSQRREQAKLKRNSWHSCMPTEQDFEIPDKKSESVLNGDVPSGSDIYEHDPSLVNELPESLRGVDHKMQDNSNKPTEDEFSDYEDMSAECTVDKDSQELIHQKVSDYRDRMLHHFKEKSEAQIAAIEQEYQSQINEVQRKCEDNASEEVVQLKGRIRNLEEQLEVQTTLV